One window of the Acaryochloris sp. CCMEE 5410 genome contains the following:
- a CDS encoding ATP-binding protein: MSTHFSVMNIVPDPNAHSVATGLPAQLILIVDDSETDRFTYCRSLGSVGKIEEYDCGEAALVACHSQVPDLILLDYNLPDMNGLELMAELTAQLKICPPVIMLTGQGSEEVAVAAMKAGAKDYLIKGQLTPANLLQTVGNVLTEHRLRTALEQYQQQRSLLTEVALQINRASELDQILQVITAGTRQLLGCDRTLIYQFEINMSGIVVAESVLPTWTSVMGLTLEDNCFQGEQSYQAHKYIQGHRMVVADITTAGLSDCHLRMLQQFQVKANLVVPIISHSVTTDEPKLWGLLIAHHCQTAHDWQPEELTLMDELAVQGAIAIQQAELVTSLRAGLKKQQAIDRQLQERATELGRANRKLAQALHRLNQRNQELDEFAYIVSHDLKAPLRGISNLSQWLVEDLQEQLPQENQEQLRLIQHRVLRMEELINGVLQYSRAGKQTVEILQVDILQLLHEVVDSLTPPAEFQVVLPDAVPQIETQPLLLKQVFANLISNAIKYHDRPDGCIQIRCQDLGEQLQFTVADDGPGIAPENHQRIFGIFQTLAPADHAKGTGLGLTIIKKIVEQQGGTVWVESDDRGSAFFFTWPRRLA, translated from the coding sequence ATGTCAACCCACTTCTCAGTAATGAATATTGTTCCAGATCCTAATGCCCACTCTGTCGCGACTGGTCTGCCAGCACAGTTAATTTTGATTGTGGACGACTCGGAGACCGATCGATTCACCTATTGTCGGTCTTTGGGATCGGTCGGAAAAATCGAAGAATATGACTGTGGAGAAGCGGCATTAGTGGCTTGCCATAGCCAGGTTCCTGATCTCATTCTGCTGGATTATAACCTTCCCGATATGAATGGGTTGGAGTTGATGGCAGAGCTAACGGCACAATTAAAAATCTGTCCTCCAGTGATTATGTTGACGGGCCAAGGCAGCGAGGAAGTTGCGGTTGCAGCCATGAAGGCAGGCGCAAAGGATTATTTAATCAAAGGACAGTTGACACCCGCTAACTTGCTCCAGACCGTAGGCAATGTGTTGACCGAGCATCGGCTTAGGACAGCGCTTGAGCAGTACCAGCAGCAGCGGTCTCTCCTCACAGAAGTGGCTCTACAAATCAATCGAGCATCAGAACTGGACCAGATTTTACAGGTGATTACAGCAGGAACACGGCAGTTGCTAGGGTGCGATCGCACCCTGATTTATCAGTTTGAAATCAACATGAGTGGCATAGTCGTTGCTGAATCGGTTCTACCAACATGGACCTCAGTGATGGGACTCACCTTAGAAGACAACTGCTTTCAGGGGGAGCAAAGTTATCAGGCCCACAAGTATATTCAGGGACATAGAATGGTGGTTGCTGACATTACCACGGCTGGACTATCTGACTGCCATCTACGGATGTTGCAGCAGTTTCAGGTGAAGGCCAACTTGGTGGTCCCGATCATTAGCCACAGCGTCACCACGGATGAACCCAAATTATGGGGACTGCTGATTGCACACCATTGTCAGACGGCCCATGACTGGCAGCCAGAAGAGTTGACTTTGATGGATGAGCTGGCGGTGCAGGGGGCAATTGCTATCCAGCAAGCTGAACTGGTTACGAGTCTAAGAGCTGGATTAAAAAAGCAACAGGCGATTGATCGCCAATTACAAGAGCGCGCCACTGAATTGGGGCGAGCGAATCGAAAACTGGCTCAAGCGTTGCATCGGCTGAATCAACGGAACCAAGAGCTGGATGAGTTTGCTTACATTGTCTCCCACGACCTTAAAGCACCGCTACGAGGTATTTCTAACCTATCGCAGTGGTTGGTCGAAGATCTGCAAGAGCAGCTCCCCCAGGAAAACCAAGAGCAGTTAAGGCTGATCCAACACCGTGTTCTACGGATGGAAGAGCTCATCAATGGTGTTCTCCAGTACTCACGGGCGGGCAAGCAAACGGTCGAAATCCTCCAGGTAGATATTCTGCAGTTACTGCATGAGGTGGTCGACTCCCTCACCCCTCCAGCGGAGTTTCAGGTTGTGCTTCCTGACGCAGTTCCTCAGATTGAAACCCAACCCCTCTTGTTAAAGCAAGTCTTTGCCAACCTGATTAGTAATGCCATCAAGTACCATGATCGTCCCGATGGTTGTATCCAAATCCGATGTCAGGACTTGGGGGAGCAGTTGCAGTTCACCGTTGCTGATGATGGTCCTGGCATTGCTCCAGAGAATCACCAGCGCATCTTTGGTATCTTTCAAACTCTTGCTCCTGCCGATCATGCTAAAGGAACCGGCCTAGGATTAACCATTATCAAAAAGATTGTCGAGCAGCAGGGAGGAACTGTTTGGGTTGAGTCTGACGATCGTGGGAGTGCTTTTTTCTTTACCTGGCCTCGAAGATTAGCCTGA
- a CDS encoding response regulator has product MDDPTLSHTLLVVEDSDEDYEIFSRIIREVDRFDLSIARCVDGEDALDYLMSPEDHPLPDLVLLDLNLPGTDGREVLAELKQDDRLKVIPVVVLTTSSNPEDVYTCYYAGVSGYLLKSFNPNQFRATMHQFLEFWFQATVLPSSN; this is encoded by the coding sequence ATGGATGACCCCACTTTATCTCACACTCTCTTGGTGGTCGAAGATAGTGATGAGGACTATGAAATCTTCAGCCGCATTATTCGCGAAGTTGACCGCTTTGATCTATCGATTGCTCGCTGCGTGGATGGGGAGGATGCTCTTGACTATCTAATGTCACCCGAGGATCATCCTTTGCCAGACTTGGTGCTACTGGATCTCAACCTGCCTGGTACCGATGGGCGGGAAGTGCTTGCAGAACTTAAGCAAGATGATCGGTTAAAGGTCATTCCCGTTGTGGTTCTCACCACCTCCTCCAATCCAGAGGATGTCTATACTTGTTATTATGCTGGCGTCAGCGGCTACCTACTGAAATCATTTAACCCAAATCAGTTTAGAGCCACAATGCACCAGTTTTTAGAATTTTGGTTTCAGGCGACGGTGCTTCCCTCGTCTAACTAA